A genomic region of Erythrobacter sp. SCSIO 43205 contains the following coding sequences:
- a CDS encoding prephenate dehydratase, with amino-acid sequence MLSFPDLAMPIVEKLKGEAAKNPAKAVAFQGSPGANSHRAALEACPDLAPLPCFGFANALDAVKDGEAGRAIIPIENSHNGRVADIHFLLPESGLSIVGEYFLPIHHALMAPAKGDERAGSLDSIKAAYSHPQALGQSRKFLREHDIVPLNFVDTAGAAAHVAELGDPTIGAIAPAIAAELYGLEIVKDHVEDAHDNMTRFVILADKPTFLQADPAKPAMTTFIFEVKNIPAALYKVLGGFATNGVNMTKLESYQVGASFSATMFYADIIGVPGDPAVDRALEECAFHSKELRILGTYEQARKRG; translated from the coding sequence ATGTTGAGCTTTCCTGATCTTGCGATGCCTATTGTTGAAAAACTAAAGGGCGAAGCGGCGAAAAATCCGGCAAAGGCGGTGGCCTTCCAAGGCTCGCCCGGTGCCAATTCCCATAGGGCAGCGCTAGAGGCGTGCCCTGATCTTGCGCCCCTTCCCTGCTTTGGTTTTGCCAATGCGCTCGACGCGGTGAAAGACGGAGAGGCGGGCCGCGCGATCATTCCGATTGAGAATTCGCACAATGGCAGGGTCGCCGACATTCACTTTCTCTTGCCGGAAAGCGGTCTTTCGATTGTGGGCGAATATTTTTTGCCTATCCACCACGCGCTCATGGCCCCGGCCAAAGGCGATGAGCGGGCAGGTTCGCTCGATTCGATCAAGGCCGCTTACAGCCATCCGCAAGCGCTCGGCCAATCGCGCAAGTTTTTGCGCGAGCATGACATTGTGCCCTTGAACTTTGTCGATACCGCAGGCGCTGCGGCGCACGTTGCCGAATTGGGCGATCCCACTATTGGCGCGATTGCTCCTGCAATTGCAGCAGAGCTCTACGGACTAGAGATCGTCAAGGACCACGTTGAGGACGCGCATGACAATATGACGCGCTTTGTGATCCTTGCTGACAAGCCGACCTTCTTGCAAGCAGACCCGGCGAAGCCTGCGATGACGACCTTCATCTTTGAGGTGAAGAATATCCCTGCCGCCTTGTATAAAGTCCTCGGTGGGTTTGCGACCAACGGGGTCAATATGACTAAGCTTGAAAGCTATCAGGTGGGCGCAAGCTTTTCAGCGACCATGTTTTATGCTGACATTATTGGCGTGCCCGGCGATCCGGCGGTTGATCGTGCTTTGGAAGAATGTGCGTTTCATTCAAAAGAGTTGCGTATTCTTGGCACCTATGAACAGGCAAGAAAACGCGGATAG
- a CDS encoding DUF4350 domain-containing protein — protein sequence MSDTAHPARSASPFGKGAILAILLVGFAAFLAMLYFIGAGDTGGESNNRSAHASSNAIHGYSGLVKLLEANGTQVEKSRLASGLETSDLLVITPPMNADPEDINEILEERQYQGPTLVILPKWFVGRPNGEIAPEDEERVRDDWVQLMGTNQPIWAKGLIAPYTVKFGEEEQPAPEAKPKRWGGLGLSGELPDARSTYVAKDPKHEAIVVDSSGRTLALNVIGEEGTDFYSDAHWVTIVVEPDLLNNYGLADPQRAALALQIVREAGYENLPVTFDLTLVGIGGSTNLLTLAFQPPFLAATLCLIFAMIIVGWRAFLRFGPVTAGKREESFGKSQLVKNGAGLIVRARRLPLLASPYIALSTRKLGSALGLAKPDAGAIDAALRQRLPDEEPFSNRVANLQNASRAGDILRAARHLNELVTKTMGKSDK from the coding sequence ATGAGCGACACAGCCCATCCTGCGCGCAGTGCCTCTCCCTTTGGCAAAGGCGCGATCCTTGCAATCCTCCTCGTGGGGTTCGCTGCCTTTCTTGCCATGCTCTATTTCATCGGTGCAGGCGACACCGGGGGCGAGAGCAACAATCGCAGCGCGCACGCCTCTTCCAATGCGATCCACGGCTATTCCGGGCTCGTCAAACTGCTGGAAGCCAATGGCACTCAGGTAGAAAAATCGCGGCTGGCCAGCGGCCTTGAGACAAGTGACCTTCTTGTGATCACCCCACCAATGAATGCCGATCCTGAAGACATTAATGAGATTCTGGAAGAGCGGCAGTATCAAGGCCCCACGCTGGTCATCTTGCCCAAATGGTTTGTCGGACGTCCCAACGGCGAGATTGCCCCAGAGGACGAGGAGCGTGTTCGCGACGACTGGGTGCAATTGATGGGCACCAACCAACCCATTTGGGCCAAAGGGCTGATAGCCCCATATACCGTGAAATTCGGCGAGGAAGAGCAGCCAGCCCCTGAAGCCAAGCCCAAACGCTGGGGCGGGCTTGGCCTGTCTGGCGAGCTTCCCGATGCGCGCTCAACCTACGTTGCAAAAGACCCCAAGCACGAGGCGATCGTGGTCGATTCAAGCGGACGCACTCTGGCGCTTAACGTGATCGGGGAGGAAGGCACGGATTTTTACAGCGACGCGCATTGGGTCACCATTGTGGTCGAACCCGATCTTTTGAACAATTACGGTCTGGCTGACCCGCAAAGAGCCGCGCTCGCGCTCCAAATTGTGCGTGAGGCGGGATATGAAAACCTGCCCGTTACCTTTGACCTGACTTTGGTTGGAATTGGGGGTTCGACCAACCTCCTCACCCTCGCCTTTCAACCGCCCTTTCTAGCGGCAACGCTGTGCCTGATCTTTGCGATGATCATTGTTGGTTGGCGCGCGTTCTTACGTTTCGGTCCGGTGACGGCGGGGAAACGCGAGGAAAGCTTCGGCAAATCGCAACTTGTTAAAAACGGCGCTGGCCTGATCGTGCGCGCACGGCGACTACCGTTGCTGGCGAGCCCCTACATCGCGCTCAGCACCCGCAAATTGGGCAGCGCGCTCGGGCTCGCCAAACCCGATGCAGGTGCAATCGATGCCGCTCTGCGGCAGCGGCTGCCCGATGAAGAGCCCTTTTCAAACCGCGTCGCCAATCTTCAAAACGCCAGCCGCGCAGGCGATATCCTGCGCGCCGCGCGCCACCTGAACGAACTCGTCACCAAGACAATGGGGAAATCTGATAAATGA
- a CDS encoding MoxR family ATPase, whose amino-acid sequence MSLSDLRALADNIRAEVAKAIIGQEAMIDQLLVGMIAQGHVLLEGPPGTAKTFLAQAFSTALGLEFGRIQFTPDLLPGDILGSNLFNFQTSQFTLTRGPIFCELLLADEINRTPPKTQAALLEAMQERRVTLDGETHQLPSRFMVIATQNPIENQGVYPLPEAQLDRFLFKLLVPYPDEGEEARIVANFGSRQGPQHPADLGVSAVANADVLTSATAALSQVTLADDIASYVVRLVRATRDHADLTVGASPRAAVMLAGAAKARAALDGRDYVIPDDVKALAVPVLRHRLTLSPAAEIEGRDLEALVAELIEMTEAPR is encoded by the coding sequence ATGTCTTTAAGCGACCTGCGCGCGCTGGCTGATAACATCCGCGCCGAAGTGGCAAAGGCAATCATTGGCCAAGAGGCGATGATTGACCAGTTACTCGTCGGCATGATCGCGCAAGGCCACGTGCTTTTGGAAGGGCCTCCGGGAACGGCGAAGACATTTCTGGCGCAGGCTTTTTCTACCGCTCTTGGACTTGAGTTTGGACGCATTCAGTTTACGCCCGATCTTTTGCCGGGCGATATTCTCGGCTCGAACCTCTTCAACTTTCAAACCAGCCAGTTCACGCTGACGAGAGGTCCGATTTTCTGTGAGCTTCTGCTCGCCGATGAAATCAATCGCACGCCGCCCAAAACGCAGGCCGCTCTGCTTGAAGCGATGCAGGAACGGCGCGTGACACTGGATGGGGAAACCCACCAATTGCCCTCGCGATTTATGGTGATTGCAACTCAGAACCCGATTGAAAACCAAGGCGTCTATCCCTTGCCAGAGGCGCAATTGGACCGCTTCTTGTTCAAGCTTCTCGTGCCTTATCCCGATGAAGGCGAGGAGGCGCGGATTGTCGCCAATTTCGGTTCGCGCCAAGGACCGCAGCACCCTGCCGACCTTGGCGTAAGCGCGGTTGCCAATGCCGATGTTCTGACAAGCGCCACGGCTGCGCTCTCCCAAGTCACCCTCGCCGATGACATCGCAAGTTATGTCGTCAGGCTTGTGCGGGCGACGCGCGATCACGCAGACCTTACCGTCGGCGCATCCCCTCGTGCAGCCGTCATGCTTGCAGGCGCGGCAAAGGCACGCGCAGCTCTTGATGGGCGCGATTATGTGATCCCCGACGATGTAAAAGCGCTCGCGGTTCCTGTGCTGCGTCACCGCCTGACCTTGAGCCCCGCTGCCGAAATCGAAGGCCGGGATCTGGAGGCTCTTGTTGCAGAGCTGATCGAAATGACTGAGGCGCCAAGATAG
- a CDS encoding DUF58 domain-containing protein, whose protein sequence is MAQFTIKVPLPPLVPTERAAWSIAALAPVAVVIGALSPQYWVIAPILAVALIALIILDGVMAGQVEQWHIIAPADTEVGQQTALDVHARFLRGGGRSHEAALEFDPRLGADGCAVIKLLPSDVPNEFSGTESVYPTRRGTAPITRGWLRWRGPLGLGARQQAKEFAEHEVRIWPDLSPVRSKELQTFLKDAQNGLIARRIRGEGTQFEALTEYEPGMDRRRIDWRASARHIALYARENESERNNQIVFAFDCGQAMCEPVDGLPRIDRAVSAALTCAYVALKSGDKAALFGFAQSPQVMTPFVSDSRAFHRLQSAAAALDYEPAEPNFTLALATLTSKLRRRSLIVLFSDFTDPTAAELMVESMGRLVKKHLLLFVTIQDSELETFIEEEPGDIATLARSVTADTLLQQRRIVLQRLRQMGIDVIEAPYDKLGYELIDRYYAIKNSEAIG, encoded by the coding sequence ATGGCCCAATTTACCATCAAAGTGCCCTTACCCCCGCTGGTCCCGACAGAGCGCGCCGCCTGGAGCATTGCCGCGCTCGCGCCTGTCGCGGTGGTGATCGGCGCGCTTTCGCCACAATACTGGGTCATCGCACCGATTTTGGCGGTGGCATTGATCGCGCTCATCATCCTTGATGGCGTTATGGCTGGCCAGGTCGAGCAATGGCACATCATTGCGCCCGCAGACACCGAAGTGGGGCAGCAAACCGCTCTTGACGTTCACGCGCGATTCCTTCGTGGTGGGGGAAGAAGTCACGAAGCGGCTCTCGAATTCGACCCGCGCTTGGGGGCTGATGGCTGCGCGGTGATAAAACTGCTGCCCAGCGACGTACCAAACGAATTTAGTGGCACCGAAAGCGTTTATCCCACACGGCGCGGGACCGCTCCGATCACGCGCGGGTGGTTAAGATGGCGCGGGCCATTGGGACTTGGCGCGCGGCAACAAGCAAAAGAGTTCGCCGAGCACGAGGTCCGCATTTGGCCCGACTTGTCGCCGGTGCGCTCCAAAGAGCTGCAAACTTTCCTCAAAGATGCGCAAAACGGTCTGATTGCGCGGCGCATCAGGGGGGAAGGCACACAGTTTGAAGCATTGACCGAATACGAGCCGGGCATGGACCGCCGCCGCATTGATTGGCGGGCAAGCGCGCGTCACATTGCCCTTTACGCCCGCGAAAATGAGAGCGAGCGCAATAATCAGATCGTCTTCGCCTTCGATTGTGGTCAAGCGATGTGCGAACCCGTCGACGGCTTGCCGCGCATCGACCGCGCGGTGTCGGCTGCGCTGACCTGCGCCTATGTCGCGCTGAAAAGCGGCGATAAAGCCGCACTTTTCGGCTTTGCGCAAAGCCCGCAAGTGATGACCCCATTCGTCTCGGACAGCCGCGCTTTCCACCGCTTGCAATCGGCCGCTGCTGCGCTCGACTATGAACCGGCTGAACCCAATTTCACCCTTGCGCTTGCAACCCTCACCTCCAAGCTTCGGCGCCGCTCTTTGATCGTGCTCTTCTCTGATTTCACCGACCCGACGGCGGCTGAACTCATGGTTGAGAGCATGGGACGGCTGGTCAAAAAGCACCTGCTTCTCTTCGTCACTATCCAGGACAGCGAGCTTGAAACCTTTATCGAGGAAGAGCCCGGCGACATCGCCACCCTCGCCCGCAGCGTCACCGCAGACACTCTGCTGCAACAGCGCCGCATTGTGCTTCAGCGGCTTCGCCAGATGGGCATCGACGTGATTGAGGCGCCTTACGACAAGCTCGGCTATGAACTGATCGACCGATATTACGCGATCAAGAACAGCGAGGCGATCGGATGA
- a CDS encoding stage II sporulation protein M, whose protein sequence is MKAPILSSWFGKSAVTAPPDIESAALRSDRFRLEREGDWQRLEDIVKRMEKGGLRRISDDELLALPTLYRTAASSLSVARETSLDAATLRYLEALVQRAWFQVYGPRKGFFAWFKEFILGGWSRAVREIWLDVCIALFVMVAGTLVGWLLVSQNSEWYYRLVPGGFADTRVPGASREVLMDTLGTEDSADRLSIFAASLFSNNAGVAILAFALGFAFGIPSLLLLVHNMALLGAMMWLFVGADLGVEFTAWLSVHGTTELFAILLAGAAGLHIGRSMAFPGDKSVLEAASASGRRGAVVMAGVVFMMVIAGLLEAFPRQLVGSVEGRFTIGGAFLVFWLTYFFLYRPARAEDGI, encoded by the coding sequence ATGAAGGCGCCCATTCTCTCGTCCTGGTTTGGCAAGTCTGCCGTTACCGCCCCACCCGACATCGAAAGCGCAGCGCTTCGCTCTGACCGTTTTCGATTGGAGCGTGAAGGCGATTGGCAGCGCCTCGAAGACATCGTCAAGCGCATGGAAAAAGGCGGCCTTCGCAGGATCAGCGACGATGAGCTTTTGGCGCTCCCTACGCTTTACCGCACCGCCGCCTCCAGCCTGTCGGTCGCGCGCGAAACATCGCTCGATGCGGCAACGCTGCGCTACCTCGAAGCATTGGTCCAACGCGCCTGGTTCCAGGTTTATGGCCCGCGCAAAGGGTTTTTCGCCTGGTTCAAAGAGTTCATCCTTGGCGGGTGGAGCAGAGCCGTGCGCGAGATATGGCTCGATGTCTGCATCGCCTTGTTCGTAATGGTGGCGGGCACGCTTGTAGGATGGCTGCTCGTCTCGCAGAACTCGGAATGGTATTATCGCCTTGTGCCGGGCGGCTTTGCTGACACGCGCGTTCCCGGTGCAAGCCGAGAGGTTTTGATGGACACTCTCGGCACAGAAGACAGCGCCGACCGCCTTTCGATCTTTGCCGCCAGCCTGTTCAGCAACAATGCGGGCGTTGCCATCCTCGCCTTCGCGCTTGGCTTTGCATTTGGTATCCCATCGCTGCTCTTGCTGGTGCATAATATGGCGCTTCTGGGTGCGATGATGTGGCTGTTTGTGGGAGCCGATCTTGGTGTCGAGTTCACCGCCTGGCTGAGCGTGCATGGAACGACTGAGCTTTTCGCCATCCTGCTAGCTGGCGCAGCCGGGCTCCATATCGGGAGGTCCATGGCATTTCCCGGCGACAAATCCGTGCTCGAGGCAGCGTCCGCGAGCGGCCGTCGCGGTGCAGTCGTGATGGCGGGCGTGGTCTTTATGATGGTGATCGCAGGGCTCTTGGAAGCCTTCCCGCGCCAACTCGTCGGCAGTGTCGAGGGGCGCTTTACAATTGGAGGCGCGTTCCTCGTCTTCTGGTTGACCTACTTCTTCCTCTATCGCCCGGCGCGTGCGGAGGACGGGATATGA
- a CDS encoding RDD family protein has translation MSAATSLRGLTNRPKQERYLVTPEGIEIPIMLASKGSRLGAIILDFLFFFVVIYAVVYFLIFVGGGVFDAVGDSMEGATGAFEFLYILFILFLFFMRYGYFMAMELGPRSATWGKRIVGIRVAARDGGRLTPEAVIARNLLRDIELFMPLVFLIFAPSGEQGNYGIAGAIWFAIFMFFPFFNKDNLRAGDIIAGTWVVEAPRTKLAETLSTSGAAASAGSSTLTGAKYEFGEAELSVYGEHELQVLERLLREDKDDALGPVHETICRKIGWDPGAGDERAFLEAFYAQLRAKLEGDMRFGKRKANKHA, from the coding sequence ATGAGCGCTGCCACTTCGCTTCGCGGGCTCACCAATCGCCCGAAACAGGAGCGCTATCTTGTAACGCCGGAGGGGATTGAGATACCCATCATGCTCGCCTCCAAGGGCAGCCGCTTGGGCGCGATCATTCTCGATTTCCTGTTCTTTTTCGTCGTGATTTATGCCGTCGTCTATTTCCTTATCTTCGTTGGCGGCGGCGTGTTCGATGCCGTTGGTGACTCAATGGAAGGAGCAACGGGAGCATTTGAGTTTCTCTACATCCTCTTCATCCTGTTCCTCTTTTTCATGCGCTATGGCTATTTTATGGCGATGGAGTTGGGCCCAAGAAGCGCCACGTGGGGAAAGCGCATTGTCGGGATCAGGGTCGCGGCAAGGGACGGCGGGAGGCTCACCCCGGAGGCGGTGATCGCGCGAAATCTCTTACGCGATATTGAGCTGTTTATGCCGCTTGTCTTCCTCATCTTCGCCCCCTCCGGCGAGCAGGGCAATTATGGGATCGCAGGTGCGATCTGGTTCGCCATTTTCATGTTCTTCCCCTTCTTCAATAAAGATAATTTGCGCGCTGGCGATATCATCGCGGGCACTTGGGTGGTCGAAGCGCCGCGTACAAAGCTTGCCGAAACTCTCTCGACCAGCGGCGCTGCTGCCTCGGCTGGATCGAGCACGCTCACTGGTGCGAAATACGAATTCGGAGAGGCCGAGCTTTCGGTCTATGGCGAGCACGAATTGCAAGTGCTCGAACGCCTGCTGCGCGAAGACAAGGACGACGCGCTTGGACCTGTGCACGAGACAATCTGCCGCAAGATCGGTTGGGATCCGGGCGCAGGTGATGAAAGAGCGTTCCTTGAAGCCTTTTACGCGCAGCTTCGCGCCAAACTTGAAGGCGATATGCGCTTTGGCAAACGGAAGGCGAACAAACACGCGTGA
- the bla gene encoding class A beta-lactamase, with amino-acid sequence MIFDRREVLGGALALGGLVASGCSARSMTSDAPDFASRLSAIESASGGTLGVEFFDTASERSAGINRDMRFGHCSSFKLSLAAMILAHDASGEDSADRHITWTKDDLMFVSPFTEKRVDEGATLRELAEFTQKYSDNAAANILLRELGGPAALTQFWRSIGDDVSRLDRTEPALNAVPPGELRDTTTPAAMARTVAALAYGDVLPQNHRTALRQWMIDTPTGLRRVRAGLPDGWVAGDKTGTGLMADTAGIYVDIGFVEPPGAAPITFATYFRPPGSDNSFDRAHEAPLAQVGEVLAEFATT; translated from the coding sequence ATGATTTTTGATCGACGCGAGGTTTTAGGCGGCGCATTGGCCCTAGGCGGTTTGGTTGCGAGCGGTTGCTCTGCGCGATCAATGACGAGCGATGCACCGGACTTCGCGAGCCGACTCAGCGCCATCGAAAGCGCCAGCGGCGGCACTTTGGGGGTCGAGTTTTTCGACACCGCCAGCGAACGCTCGGCCGGAATCAATCGCGATATGCGCTTTGGGCACTGTTCCTCTTTCAAGCTTTCACTTGCGGCGATGATCCTTGCCCACGATGCAAGCGGTGAGGACAGCGCAGACCGCCACATCACATGGACCAAAGACGATCTGATGTTCGTCTCTCCCTTCACCGAAAAGCGCGTTGATGAAGGTGCGACCCTGCGCGAATTGGCTGAATTCACGCAGAAATATTCCGACAACGCGGCAGCCAATATCCTCCTGCGTGAGCTTGGCGGGCCAGCGGCGCTAACCCAGTTCTGGCGCTCGATCGGTGATGATGTGAGCCGCCTTGATCGCACCGAGCCTGCTCTAAACGCAGTGCCTCCGGGGGAACTGCGCGACACCACCACGCCTGCTGCCATGGCGAGGACCGTCGCGGCACTTGCTTATGGTGATGTGCTTCCACAAAATCACCGCACAGCCTTGCGGCAATGGATGATCGATACACCGACCGGATTGCGGCGCGTGCGCGCAGGGCTGCCAGATGGTTGGGTGGCTGGCGACAAGACCGGCACGGGCCTGATGGCGGATACCGCTGGCATCTATGTCGATATCGGCTTTGTCGAGCCACCGGGCGCTGCGCCGATCACCTTTGCGACCTATTTCCGCCCGCCGGGCAGCGACAACTCATTCGACCGCGCGCACGAAGCGCCCTTGGCGCAAGTGGGTGAGGTGCTGGCTGAGTTTGCCACGACTTAG
- a CDS encoding isoaspartyl peptidase/L-asparaginase family protein, whose amino-acid sequence MKNAMLSIVAAGLALLVPTTAFADDHMEADAPKWSIAIHGGAGTILPENITPEQRAAYEAALQEALDAGKKVLANGGSAMDAVKAAIIPMEDNPLFNAGRGAVFTWEGKNELDASIMDGRDRSAGAVTGVKTVRNPILLADKVRTDSPHVFLMGEGAEEFAGRQGFEVTPPEWFATEGRRESLERMKARELSALDVDLKFGTVGAVALDQNGDLAAGTSTGGMTGKRWGRIGDAPVIGAGTYADNRSCAVSATGWGEYFIRVGVAQEICTGLRATQTALDLLANPGDPRAIISEAASQRVADAVMEEVKELGGDGGIILATPQGHTIFSFNTAGMYRGRANSEGLNEVAIFGGEEAGTSATPDH is encoded by the coding sequence ATGAAGAACGCAATGCTTTCAATTGTCGCCGCAGGGCTCGCTCTGCTCGTTCCCACGACCGCTTTTGCCGATGACCATATGGAGGCTGATGCGCCTAAATGGTCGATTGCGATCCACGGCGGGGCGGGCACGATTTTGCCGGAGAACATCACGCCAGAGCAACGCGCGGCCTATGAGGCGGCGCTGCAAGAGGCATTGGATGCAGGCAAAAAGGTGCTCGCAAACGGTGGCAGCGCGATGGATGCGGTGAAAGCGGCGATTATCCCGATGGAGGATAATCCTCTCTTCAACGCAGGGCGCGGCGCGGTGTTCACTTGGGAAGGCAAAAACGAACTCGATGCCTCGATCATGGATGGCCGCGATCGCAGTGCGGGCGCTGTGACTGGGGTGAAGACGGTTCGCAATCCGATCCTTCTTGCCGACAAAGTGCGCACCGACAGCCCGCACGTGTTTTTGATGGGGGAGGGCGCAGAAGAATTTGCCGGTCGGCAGGGCTTTGAAGTGACGCCGCCTGAGTGGTTCGCGACCGAGGGCCGCCGCGAAAGCCTTGAGCGGATGAAAGCGCGCGAGCTCTCTGCGCTCGATGTGGATCTGAAATTTGGCACGGTCGGCGCGGTGGCGCTCGACCAGAACGGCGATCTCGCTGCTGGCACCTCGACCGGAGGGATGACGGGCAAGCGCTGGGGCCGGATCGGCGATGCGCCTGTGATTGGCGCCGGGACTTATGCGGATAATCGCAGTTGTGCGGTGTCAGCGACGGGATGGGGGGAGTACTTCATCCGCGTCGGCGTAGCGCAGGAGATTTGCACAGGGTTACGCGCGACCCAGACTGCGCTTGATCTGCTCGCTAATCCGGGTGATCCGCGCGCAATCATCAGCGAAGCCGCCTCTCAGCGTGTGGCCGATGCCGTGATGGAAGAAGTCAAAGAACTCGGCGGCGATGGCGGTATCATACTCGCAACCCCACAAGGCCACACGATCTTCAGCTTCAACACCGCCGGTATGTACCGGGGCCGCGCGAACAGCGAGGGGCTCAATGAAGTGGCGATTTTTGGCGGGGAAGAGGCTGGAACCTCAGCCACCCCGGATCACTAA
- a CDS encoding SDR family NAD(P)-dependent oxidoreductase: MSEFGATTTTDEVLEDKDLSGKTVFITGGSSGLGQETARAMAAKGAHVIIAARNPKQMEEAVAAIKSDVPDAELDTLTCDLASLESIKEAGKQANDRFEKIDILINNAGVMACPKMETADGFEMQFGTNHLGHFALTKHLMPLVEAGGDKRIVNLSSRGHHFAPTDLDDPNFEKSEYTPWISYGRSKTANVLFTRGLEDRFADKGIHAYAVHPGGIQTNLGRHLTQEDMAFLRKRMEEQAKKAGKTSSFKSILEGAATQVWAATAAELEGKGGVYCEDCNVAEVDDTSTTGGVRSYALDKGEADRLWALSQEMTGETFD, from the coding sequence ATGAGCGAATTTGGAGCGACGACCACCACTGACGAAGTTCTTGAGGACAAAGATCTGTCCGGCAAGACCGTGTTCATAACTGGCGGCTCATCGGGTCTGGGTCAGGAAACGGCCCGCGCCATGGCTGCGAAGGGCGCTCATGTCATTATCGCTGCGCGCAATCCCAAACAGATGGAAGAGGCAGTTGCAGCCATCAAATCAGACGTGCCGGACGCAGAGCTTGATACGCTCACCTGCGACCTTGCCTCTTTGGAAAGCATCAAAGAGGCCGGCAAACAAGCCAATGATCGCTTCGAGAAAATTGACATCCTTATCAACAATGCAGGCGTGATGGCGTGCCCGAAGATGGAAACCGCTGACGGGTTTGAAATGCAATTTGGCACCAATCACTTGGGCCATTTTGCGCTGACTAAACATCTTATGCCTCTGGTTGAAGCGGGAGGGGACAAGCGCATCGTCAACCTGTCGAGCAGAGGTCACCATTTCGCGCCAACAGACCTTGATGACCCCAATTTCGAGAAAAGCGAATACACGCCATGGATCAGCTATGGCCGGTCCAAAACCGCCAATGTTCTGTTCACACGCGGGCTTGAGGATCGTTTTGCTGACAAAGGCATCCATGCCTACGCTGTGCATCCTGGCGGCATACAAACCAATCTTGGCCGCCATCTCACGCAAGAGGATATGGCGTTCTTGCGCAAGCGGATGGAGGAACAGGCCAAGAAAGCTGGCAAGACCTCTTCGTTCAAATCCATTCTCGAAGGCGCGGCGACCCAAGTTTGGGCAGCGACCGCGGCTGAGCTTGAGGGCAAAGGCGGCGTGTATTGCGAGGACTGTAATGTCGCCGAAGTGGACGACACATCGACCACCGGCGGAGTGCGCAGCTATGCACTCGACAAAGGCGAAGCCGACCGCCTGTGGGCCCTTTCGCAAGAGATGACAGGCGAGACATTCGACTAG
- a CDS encoding alpha/beta hydrolase fold domain-containing protein: MLTSATTQLRSPKPSLLMRGVKWLMSKRPSVFPHDARDVEPFLFDRNLPKDAPVPEGFRKKFRVEEWEAAGQQVITLHPKSGTGDWHMLYFHGGGFVLPMFKEHWPLIEAMVERLGVSVSAPLYEVVPESPHTRQDELADAAFAKIAASHDPAKIILNGDSAGGHMALSLALRLAGAGGAQPGKLALFAPWLDLTMADPAMQDVEPHDIMLKIGTLRACGKVFAGEGNPADPQFSPLYTSKEELANLPPTRIWTGRHDLFIIDSRTFAGKLVDAGVDAKLYEYEGAPHVFMAIVPTCEAKDCLQLLGEFLKE; the protein is encoded by the coding sequence ATGCTGACCAGTGCCACAACCCAATTGCGCAGCCCAAAGCCGAGCTTGTTAATGCGCGGCGTCAAATGGCTGATGTCAAAGCGGCCAAGCGTATTTCCGCATGACGCAAGGGATGTGGAGCCGTTCTTGTTTGACCGAAATCTTCCCAAGGACGCGCCCGTGCCGGAGGGCTTTCGGAAGAAGTTTCGCGTTGAGGAATGGGAAGCGGCGGGACAGCAGGTCATCACCCTTCACCCCAAATCTGGTACGGGTGATTGGCATATGCTCTATTTCCACGGTGGGGGCTTTGTCCTGCCGATGTTCAAAGAGCACTGGCCACTGATTGAGGCAATGGTTGAAAGGCTGGGGGTCAGCGTTTCAGCACCTCTTTACGAAGTCGTGCCCGAGAGCCCGCACACGCGCCAGGATGAGCTTGCCGACGCAGCTTTTGCTAAAATCGCCGCATCCCATGACCCGGCCAAGATCATTCTCAACGGTGATAGCGCAGGCGGCCATATGGCGCTTAGCCTTGCGTTGAGACTGGCAGGGGCGGGCGGGGCGCAGCCGGGAAAACTGGCATTGTTTGCGCCTTGGTTGGACCTGACCATGGCTGACCCGGCCATGCAGGATGTTGAGCCACACGACATCATGCTGAAAATCGGCACCTTGCGCGCTTGTGGCAAGGTTTTTGCGGGCGAAGGAAATCCAGCCGACCCGCAATTCAGCCCGCTTTACACATCAAAAGAAGAGCTCGCGAACCTGCCGCCCACGCGGATTTGGACCGGGCGGCATGACCTTTTCATCATCGACAGCCGCACCTTCGCTGGCAAACTTGTCGATGCAGGTGTCGATGCAAAGCTTTATGAATATGAAGGCGCGCCGCACGTCTTTATGGCGATTGTGCCAACGTGTGAGGCGAAAGATTGCCTCCAATTGCTCGGCGAGTTTTTGAAGGAATGA